From one Paramormyrops kingsleyae isolate MSU_618 chromosome 1, PKINGS_0.4, whole genome shotgun sequence genomic stretch:
- the kcnj3a gene encoding G protein-activated inward rectifier potassium channel 1 isoform X3: MSALRKKFGDDYQVVTTSSSGSGFSQPVPEKKKKRQRFVDKNGRCNVQHGNLGGETSRYLSDLFTTLVDLKWRWNLFIFVLTYTVAWLFMASMWWVIAYIRGDLNRAHDDKYTPCVANVYNFPSAFLFFIETEATIGYGYRYITDKCPEGIILFLFQSILGSIVDAFLIGCMFIKMSQPKKRAETLMFSEHAAISMRDGKLTLMFRVGNLRNSHMVSAQIRCKLLKSRQTPEGEFLPLDQLELDVGFRTGADQLFLVSPLTICHVIDSRSPFYELSARSMQTEQFEIVVILEGIVETTGFKPEAF, from the exons ATGTCTGCACTTAGAAAGAAATTTGGGGACGATTATCAGGTAGTGACCACTTCATCCAGTGGCTCTGGATTCAGTCAGCCGGTGccagagaagaagaaaaaaaggcaGCGCTTCGTGGACAAGAACGGGCGATGCAATGTCCAGCATGGAAACCTGGGCGGTGAAACCAGCAGATATCTTTCAGACTTATTCACCACTTTGGTAGATCTGAAATGGCGCTGGAATTTATTCATTTTCGTCCTGACTTACACGGTGGCATGGCTTTTTATGGCCTCGATGTGGTGGGTCATAGCATACATTAGAGGAGATTTAAATAGGGCTCACGATGACAAGTATACGCCGTGCGTTGCCAATGTGTATAACTTTCCCTCCGCATTTTTATTCTTCATCGAGACCGAAGCCACTATAGGTTATGGCTATAGGTACATTACAGACAAATGTCCGGAGGGAATAATCCTGTTTCTTTTCCAGTCCATTCTTGGATCTATAGTAGATGCATTTTTAATAGGATGTATGTTCATAAAGATGTCTCAGCCCAAGAAGAGGGCAGAGACGCTCATGTTCAGTGAACACGCGGCTATTTCAATGCGAGACGGGAAACTGACCCTCATGTTTAGGGTCGGTAACCTGCGGAATAGCCATATGGTCTCGGCACAGATCCGCTGCAAATTGCTCAAA TCTCGGCAGACGCCGGAGGGCGAGTTTCTGCCCCTGGATCAGCTGGAGCTGGACGTGGGCTTCCGAACCGGGGCGGATCAGCTCTTCCTCGTGTCTCCGCTCACTATCTGTCACGTGATCGACAGCCGGAGCCCCTTCTACGAGCTGTCCGCGCGCTCCATGCAGACCGAGCAGTTTGAGATCGTCGTCATACTTGAGGGGATAGTGGAGACCACTG